Proteins found in one Triticum aestivum cultivar Chinese Spring chromosome 4D, IWGSC CS RefSeq v2.1, whole genome shotgun sequence genomic segment:
- the LOC123097894 gene encoding uncharacterized protein isoform X2: protein MNGGGSATPFSRTTTTLCTTSSTLQAGESGQGDREAAIQAEMARVNNLPANSSYAIHRIKVLNKLRHLLSIKRTTSQDEELELLFSSLSI from the exons ATGAACGGAGGAGGTAGCGCGACGCCCTTCTcccgcaccaccaccaccctcTGCACCACTTCTTCTACCTTG CAAGCAGGTGAGTCGGGCCAAGGGGATAGGGAAGCTGCTATTCAAGCCGAGATGGCCAGGGTTAACAACCTGCCAGCCAATAGTTCCTACGCGATTCACCGCATTAAGGTGCTGAACAAACTTCGCCATCTTTTATCTATAAAG AGGACCACATCTCAGGATGAGGAGCTTGAACTCCTTTTCTCAAGCCTTTCAATTTAA
- the LOC123097894 gene encoding uncharacterized protein isoform X1, producing MDSKVAKFILVGRCLCCARGEWRGAWIWSLVWCSYMLRGPHLRMRSLNSFSQAFQFKVYPQYLHVLGDVTVSVYLIIDCPRLSSVAYIPNGYQV from the exons ATGGACAGCAAGGTGGCCAAGTTCATTCTGGTAGGAAGGTGTTTGTGCTGTGCCAGGGGAGAATGGAGGGGGGCCTGGATCTGGTCTTTGGTGTGGTGTAGTTATATGCTAAG AGGACCACATCTCAGGATGAGGAGCTTGAACTCCTTTTCTCAAGCCTTTCAATTTAAAGTTTATCCTCAGTATCTACATGTACTAG GTGATGTCACTGTTTCGGTGTATCTAATCATCGATTGCCCCCGCCTGTCCAGTGTAGCATATATTCCCAATGGTTATCAAGTTTGA